A single Fusobacterium hominis DNA region contains:
- a CDS encoding Crp/Fnr family transcriptional regulator: MTNIDLNKIEFFKGIDNEKIIADLTKIDYKILKFKKDDIVAFRGDEIKGMYINLKGTLVTEMLKDSGETKKIEELSNGKIMASAFIFGSFNNFPVDIIAKSDVEILYIEKKELLKLLTQDKILLERFLNEISGKAQFLSKNLWESISNKRIDKKLAEYFLNNEKNQIVELNISIKELSEYFNVSRPSLSRVLKELVDNKKIEKIKKGMYKILERNYLENL, translated from the coding sequence ATGACTAATATTGATTTAAATAAAATAGAATTTTTTAAGGGGATAGATAATGAAAAAATAATAGCTGATCTTACTAAAATAGATTACAAAATTTTAAAATTTAAAAAAGATGATATAGTTGCTTTTCGTGGTGATGAGATTAAAGGAATGTATATAAATTTAAAGGGGACATTAGTAACAGAAATGTTAAAAGATAGTGGAGAAACTAAAAAAATTGAAGAATTGTCTAATGGAAAAATTATGGCAAGTGCTTTTATATTTGGATCGTTTAATAATTTTCCAGTGGATATAATAGCTAAAAGTGATGTAGAAATATTATATATAGAAAAAAAAGAGCTTTTAAAATTGCTTACTCAAGATAAAATTTTGCTTGAAAGATTTTTAAATGAAATTAGTGGAAAAGCTCAATTTTTATCAAAAAATTTATGGGAAAGTATATCTAATAAAAGGATAGATAAAAAATTAGCTGAATATTTTTTGAATAATGAAAAAAATCAAATAGTTGAATTAAATATTTCAATAAAAGAATTGTCAGAATATTTTAACGTAAGTAGACCATCATTATCACGTGTATTAAAAGAATTAGTCGATAATAAAAAAATAGAAAAAATAAAAAAGGGAATGTATAAAATTTTAGAGAGAAATTATCTTGAAAATTTGTAA
- a CDS encoding DUF3798 domain-containing protein, which yields MKKYLLMFFMFVFSLFSFAANPDYHIGVVSGTVSQSEDSLRGAETLTKMYGSTENGGMVTHVTYPDNFMQEMETTISQIVALADDPKMKAIILVEAVPGTVEAFRRIRAARPDIILIANSPHEDPDIIGEAADLVTNPDNVARGYLIVKAAKKMGADKFMHISFPRHLSYELLSRRRNVMAETAKDLGMEFIDVSAPDPVSDVGVAGAQQYILEQVPNWLKKYGNNIAFFATNDAHTEPLLKRISEDGGYFVEADLPSPTMGYPGALGIKFTEDEKGNWPKILKKVEDTVVAKGAAGRMGTWAYSYNFISAIALGDHVRKVIENGEDVTDFDSIVESYNKFTPGAKWSGSNYTDVNGVEKDNFYLLYQDTYVLGKGYLNMTDEKVPEKYFKIK from the coding sequence ATGAAAAAATATTTATTGATGTTTTTTATGTTTGTTTTTTCATTGTTTAGTTTTGCTGCAAATCCGGATTATCACATTGGTGTGGTAAGTGGTACCGTATCTCAATCAGAGGACAGTTTAAGAGGAGCAGAAACATTAACTAAAATGTATGGATCAACAGAAAATGGCGGAATGGTGACACATGTTACTTATCCAGATAACTTTATGCAAGAGATGGAGACAACAATATCTCAAATAGTTGCACTAGCAGATGACCCAAAAATGAAGGCCATCATACTAGTAGAAGCTGTTCCAGGAACAGTAGAAGCTTTTAGAAGAATAAGAGCTGCAAGACCAGATATAATATTAATAGCAAACTCTCCACATGAAGATCCTGATATTATAGGAGAAGCTGCAGATTTAGTAACAAATCCTGACAATGTGGCAAGAGGTTACTTAATTGTTAAAGCGGCTAAAAAAATGGGAGCAGACAAATTTATGCATATATCTTTCCCAAGACATCTTAGCTATGAGTTATTGTCAAGAAGAAGAAATGTTATGGCAGAAACTGCTAAAGATTTGGGAATGGAATTTATAGATGTATCAGCACCAGATCCAGTAAGTGATGTTGGAGTTGCAGGAGCACAACAATACATACTAGAACAAGTACCAAACTGGCTAAAAAAATATGGTAATAATATAGCATTCTTTGCTACAAATGATGCACATACAGAACCTTTATTAAAAAGAATTTCCGAAGATGGTGGATACTTTGTAGAAGCAGATTTACCTTCACCTACAATGGGATACCCAGGAGCTTTAGGAATTAAATTCACTGAAGATGAAAAAGGAAATTGGCCAAAGATTTTAAAGAAAGTAGAAGATACAGTAGTTGCAAAAGGAGCTGCTGGAAGAATGGGAACTTGGGCATACTCATATAACTTTATTTCAGCAATTGCACTTGGAGATCATGTAAGAAAAGTAATAGAAAATGGAGAAGATGTAACAGACTTCGATTCTATAGTTGAATCTTACAACAAATTTACACCAGGAGCAAAATGGAGTGGAAGTAATTATACTGATGTAAATGGAGTAGAAAAAGATAACTTCTATTTACTATACCAAGATACTTATGTTCTTGGAAAAGGATACTTAAATATGACAGATGAAAAAGTTCCAGAAAAATATTTTAAAATCAAGTAG
- a CDS encoding NADH-quinone oxidoreductase subunit NuoE family protein translates to MSLSYENYLQLEKYINSFDNKRGSLIIILHKAQEIFGYIPDEVQEFIGECIGVEKEKISEIVNFYSFFSRKPNGKYEILVCLGVKCKKKGGLEILRELEKELNIKDGEVTPDGLFRLKSVNCLGACGSAPVVVVGQSLIVEANVTKIKEILHKYKK, encoded by the coding sequence ATGAGTTTAAGTTATGAAAATTATTTGCAATTAGAAAAGTACATAAATAGTTTTGACAATAAGAGAGGATCACTTATAATTATCTTGCATAAAGCACAAGAAATATTTGGATATATTCCAGATGAGGTACAGGAGTTTATAGGTGAATGTATTGGGGTAGAAAAAGAAAAAATATCGGAAATAGTTAATTTCTATAGTTTTTTTAGTAGAAAACCAAATGGAAAATATGAAATTTTAGTTTGTTTAGGGGTAAAATGCAAGAAAAAAGGTGGACTAGAGATTTTAAGAGAGTTAGAAAAAGAGTTAAATATAAAAGACGGAGAAGTGACACCAGATGGACTTTTTAGATTAAAATCTGTAAATTGTCTTGGAGCATGCGGAAGTGCACCTGTAGTTGTTGTTGGACAAAGTCTTATAGTGGAGGCAAACGTGACAAAAATTAAAGAAATTTTACACAAATACAAAAAATAA